The Chitinophagaceae bacterium genome segment TAGCGCTTCCTGAACAGAAATGCTTCCGGGTTTTTTATAGCTTCGCATAATTTTAACGGTTAAAGTTATTCTTAGTTTGAAAAATAAACAAGCTATATATTTATTATTTGCTGCAAATTCTATTTCAGGCTTTGCTCAGGGGATTAGCATGATTGCTATTCCGTGGTATTTTGCGAACATGCTTGGAATGGCTTCTTTGTTTGGCTATATCTACCTGGGGGCAACTTTTGTTTCCCTTTTTTGGGGCTTGTATGCCGGCTCGCTTATTGATAAATTTAACCGGAAAAATATATTTTTAATCAACTCCATCGTGGGCTTTATAGTCCTTTCCACGGTTTCGATTATAGGTCATAGCAGCATAGACGGTTTGCATTATCTGTATGCAGCAATGGTTTTTGTAATTACTTTTTTTATTTTTAACATTCACTATCCCAACCTATATGCCTTTGCACAGGAAATATCAGCTCCTAAAGATTACGGTAAAGTAACTTCTTATATTGAAGTACAAGGTCAGATAACTACAGCAATGGCCGGAGCAGGGGCAGCTATATTACTTACCGGAACCAGTCAGGGCACCATGCGCTTTTTTGGATTTGAAATACCGGTAAATTTTGAGATAACTGCCTGGAGTCTCCAACAAATTTTTACAGTTAATGCATCAGCTTATTTGTTGGCTATATTTATCATATCTTTTATTCGCTATGAGTCTGTAAGTAAAAGAATACCTGACCTTAGCCCGGTTTTGAAGCGGATAGTCTCCGGAGTGACTTATCTGAAAGATAATGTGTATGTTTTGATTTTTGGATTGGCTTCTTACACGATTTTCATTACCATACTTTTGAATATTTTTTACCTGATGCCCATTTACATAAGAAATCACTTGCATGCTGACGCAGATGTATATGCTTCTTTTGAAATTTTTACAGCATTGGGCTCCGTAATCGCCGGGTTGGCAATTACAAAGATTTTCAGGCGCACTACAACTGTAAGGGCTATAATTATGATGTGTGGCATGACTGTCTTAATTTATACTATCTGGATTTTCAATGTTAACATTACCTTATTTTTTATTTTAACAGCTTTGTTGGGTTTAAGTAATGCCGGCACACGAGTTATGCGCATGACCTACCTGTTTAACAATGTCCCAAATGATTTAATAGGAAGAGTAGGTAGTGTGTTCAACGTATTTAGTGTATTTATGCGGATGATTTTTTTGTTTTTTCTTTCTTCAGTATTTTTTCAGGAGAGCAACAATATAGTTTACGCTATAGCCCTATTTGCCGCTTTTGTTTTTATTGGTATGTCCACTTTGATATTTTTTAGAAAAAATCTGGAACTGATTACTATAAAAAACAAGAACAAAATTGAAGTTTAGCTTTTTCATAATCGTGAAAGTGAGTAGGATTTTGTATTTTTGCAAAACATTACAATTCGTTAATTTTAAACAAAGTACACTATGGTTTTCGATTTAGATATGATAAAGGACCTTTATCAGAAAATGCCGGAGGCAATTAAAAAAGCAAAGTCTGTTTTAGGCAGACCAATGACATTAACCGAGAAGATTTTATACAGTCACTTATATAATGAAGATAATTTAAGAGCCTTTGAAAAGGGGAAAGATTATGTAGATTTTAAGCCGGATAGAGTAGCCATGCAGGATGCAACAGCCCAAATGGCTTTATTGCAGTTTATGCTTGCCGGAAAGGATAAAGTTGAAGTGCCGTCTACGGTTCATTGCGACCACCTTATACAGGCAGAAATAGATGGGAAAACGGATTTAAAAAATTCCCTGACTAACAATAAAGAGGTCTTTGATTTTTTATCCTCAGTATCTAATAAATACGGTATTGGTTTCTGGAAACCGGGAGCCGGAATTATTCATCAGGTTGTTTTGGAAAACTATGCTTTCCCGGGCGGAATGATGATTGGCACTGACAGTCATACACCCAATGCAGGTGGATTAGGAATGGTAGCTATAGGAGTTGGTGGAGCTGATGCAGTAGATGTAATGGCAGGTATGCCATGGGAATTAAAAATGCCACGCTTAATCGGTGTTAAGCTGACCGGCAAGTTAAGTGGATGGGCATCTGCTAAAGATGTTATTTTAAAAGTAGCCGGAATCCTTACTGTTAAAGGGGGGACCGGATGTATACTTGAGTATTTTGGAGATGGAGCAGATAGTATTTCATGTACCGGTAAAGGAACCATTTGTAATATGGGTGCAGAAATTGGAGCAACCACATCCTTATTTAATTTTGATGATAAGATGAAAGCCTATCTTCAAATGACAGAGCGGAAAGAAATTGGAGATTTAGCAGAAAATATACGGGAGCATTTGCGCTCAGATGAAGAGGTGATGGCTGCTCCGGAAAAATATTACGATCAGGTAGTTGAGATTGATTTATCAACTTTAGAGCCTCATGTTAACGGCCCCTATACGCCGGATTTAGCATGGCCTTTGTCTGAATTTAAAAAAGCAGTTAGCGAAAAAGGCTGGCCTGTTGAGCTGGATGTTGCCTTAATAGGATCTTGTACAAATTCATCTTATGAGGATTTAACACGTTCTGCGCATGTAGCCAAAAATGCAATTAAAAAGGGACTAAAAGCAAAGTCTGAATTCACCATTACACCAGGCTCTGAACAAGTTCGGTTTACCGCAGAAAGAGATGGTTTACTGAATGTTTTCGATGACCTTGGAGGTGTGGTATTGGCAAATGCTTGCGGACCATGTATCGGTCAGTGGGCAAGACATTCTGACGATCCGGAAAGAAAAAATTCAATTATAACTTCTTTTAACAGAAACTTTGCGAAAAGAAATGACGGAAATCCCAATACCCATGCTTTTGTGGCTTCTCCTGAGGTTGTAACTGCTTTTGCATTGGCCGGCAGATTGGATTTTAACCCTATGACAGACACCCTTACCGGAAAAGATGGCGTGGAGTTCAGGCTGGAAGAACCGGTTGGCATAGAATTACCTCCAAAAGGTTTTACTGTTGAAGATAACGGATATCAAAAACCTGCTGAAGATGGAAGTAAAGTAAGTGTAGTTATCAAAGAGGATTCGAAAAGACTTCAGGCGCTTGAGGGTTTCAAGCCCTGGGAAGGCACAGACTTGAAAGGTATGAATGTGTTATTAAAAGCTTTAGGGAAATGTACTACGGATCATATTTCAATGGCAGGTCCGTGGTTACGCTATCGTGGTCACTTAGACAATATTTCAAATAATATGTTTATAGGTGCAATTAATGCATTTAATGAAAAGTCTAATCACGTAAAAAATCAGGAAACCGGAGAATATGATGAGGTTCCCAATGTAGCCAGATATTACAAAGCAAAAGGAAATTATTCAGTAGTTTTTGGAGATGAAAACTATGGAGAAGGTTCGTCAAGAGAGCATGCAGCAATGGAGCCGCGTCACTTAAATGTACGTGCCATTATTGTAAAGTCTTTTGCCCGTATCCATGAAACCAATCTTAAAAAACAGGGTATGCTTGGGTTGACATTTGAAAATTCTGATGATTATGATAAGGTGCAGGAAGATGACAGAGTCGACATCTTAGGTCTTACAGATTTTAGACCCAATAAGCCTTTACAGGTAGTTTTAAACCACAAAGATGGTTCTACAGATACTTTTAACGTATTGCATACTTATAATGAAAGTCAGATTGAATGGTTTAAGGCCGGAAGCGCTTTGAATCTCATTCGTATATTAAACAAGCAATAAACGATAAGTTTATAGAAATTGAAAAGGTCGCAAAAAATTTATTGCGACCTTTTTGTTAAATAAATGGAGCAGTAGCAGCCTTGCACCATAACATCATTTCTCTTTCTTGGGTCTTTATCCTTTCAACCGGATACACCAACTAAAAACCGGATTCAAAAAGGTTATTTTTTACTTTCTATGCAATTTCATTAAAAAAAATTAAGTTTGTTCTTAATAAAGATTTAAATTAATCCAATAGCTCCCTATAATGTTTGGCAGTAATACTTATTTTTCTTACATTTTCTTTAGCATATTCTTTTTTGCAATCCTGAGTTTCAATTCTTTTGATGTAAAGGCTCAGGTATCGCCGAAAGATTCTGTTGTTTCGGTTTCGTTGGTGCAGCTTGGCTATACTTATCAAATTCCATTTGCTGACATGAGTGACCGATTTGGCAACAATTCAGCTATTGGAGCCGGCTTTACTTATAAGTTCAGAAATAATATTACTTTGGGAATATTCGGTCGATTCAGGTTAGGCGGAGCTGTGAACGAGGAAGGAGTGATTGATGAATTGCTTACAGAAGACGGTTGGTTGATTGGTAGAGACGGTTTATATGTTGACTACAGGCTTGGTCAAAGAGGCTGGACAACAAGCATATCTCTCGGCAAAGTTATTCCTGCCTTCGGGCCTAATGATAATTCCGGAATTTGGCTGAAAGCAGGTGCCGGCTTTTTATCTCATAAGATTTATATAGATTTGGAAGACGATGAATACCCGCCACTCATGGGCGAATATGTTAAAGGCTATGACAGGCTTTCGGCAGGTCCGGCATTAAGCCAGTTTATAGGGTATATCTTTCTGGGAAGCGACAGATTAGTGAATTTTTATGCCGGAGTTGAATTAAAACAAGCCTGGACATACAATCTGAGAAAGTGGAACTTTGATACTAATTCTCAGGAAACAGACAGGCGATTTGATATGCTTCTTGGAATTAAAGCAGGTTGGTTTTTGCCTATATATCCCAGACGTGCGGATTCTTTTGATTTCTATTTTTAATATGCTGTTAATATCATGATTTCAGCAATTCTATATGCTCTTTTTCTTCGTTTATATTATTCTTTTGCCCAGATTTATGCTTTTTTTAACCCAAAAGGAAAAGAATGGATACAAGGGCGTAAGAGAATAAATGAGGATTTAAAATCCCTGAGTAAAGAAAATAAACCAATTATATGGCTTCATGCTTCGTCTTTGGGAGAGTATGAACAGGGGCTGCCGGTTGCCGAAACCTTGAAAAGAAAATTTTCAGGACACAGGATTTTATGGACTTTCTATTCGCCTTCAGCATACACAGTTGTGAAATCTAAAGATAAAGACGATTATATTGCTTACCTTCCTTTTGATTTTAAAAAAAATATTGAATCATTTCTGGATATCGTAAAGCCAAAAGCTGTAGTTTTTATTAAGTATGATTTTTGGCATAATACGATTGGTTCGATAAAAAAGAGGAATATTTCTTTAGTGCTGGCAGGTGCTGCTTTCAGAGAAAATCAAGTGTTTTTTAAGGGTTATGGAGTTTTTTTTAGAAAGATGCTTCACTCCTTTGATATGATTTTTGTGCAAGATGAGAATTCTAAAAACCTTTTGAATAAAATAGGAGTTAATCAGGTAG includes the following:
- a CDS encoding MFS transporter, with the protein product MKNKQAIYLLFAANSISGFAQGISMIAIPWYFANMLGMASLFGYIYLGATFVSLFWGLYAGSLIDKFNRKNIFLINSIVGFIVLSTVSIIGHSSIDGLHYLYAAMVFVITFFIFNIHYPNLYAFAQEISAPKDYGKVTSYIEVQGQITTAMAGAGAAILLTGTSQGTMRFFGFEIPVNFEITAWSLQQIFTVNASAYLLAIFIISFIRYESVSKRIPDLSPVLKRIVSGVTYLKDNVYVLIFGLASYTIFITILLNIFYLMPIYIRNHLHADADVYASFEIFTALGSVIAGLAITKIFRRTTTVRAIIMMCGMTVLIYTIWIFNVNITLFFILTALLGLSNAGTRVMRMTYLFNNVPNDLIGRVGSVFNVFSVFMRMIFLFFLSSVFFQESNNIVYAIALFAAFVFIGMSTLIFFRKNLELITIKNKNKIEV
- a CDS encoding aconitate hydratase: MVFDLDMIKDLYQKMPEAIKKAKSVLGRPMTLTEKILYSHLYNEDNLRAFEKGKDYVDFKPDRVAMQDATAQMALLQFMLAGKDKVEVPSTVHCDHLIQAEIDGKTDLKNSLTNNKEVFDFLSSVSNKYGIGFWKPGAGIIHQVVLENYAFPGGMMIGTDSHTPNAGGLGMVAIGVGGADAVDVMAGMPWELKMPRLIGVKLTGKLSGWASAKDVILKVAGILTVKGGTGCILEYFGDGADSISCTGKGTICNMGAEIGATTSLFNFDDKMKAYLQMTERKEIGDLAENIREHLRSDEEVMAAPEKYYDQVVEIDLSTLEPHVNGPYTPDLAWPLSEFKKAVSEKGWPVELDVALIGSCTNSSYEDLTRSAHVAKNAIKKGLKAKSEFTITPGSEQVRFTAERDGLLNVFDDLGGVVLANACGPCIGQWARHSDDPERKNSIITSFNRNFAKRNDGNPNTHAFVASPEVVTAFALAGRLDFNPMTDTLTGKDGVEFRLEEPVGIELPPKGFTVEDNGYQKPAEDGSKVSVVIKEDSKRLQALEGFKPWEGTDLKGMNVLLKALGKCTTDHISMAGPWLRYRGHLDNISNNMFIGAINAFNEKSNHVKNQETGEYDEVPNVARYYKAKGNYSVVFGDENYGEGSSREHAAMEPRHLNVRAIIVKSFARIHETNLKKQGMLGLTFENSDDYDKVQEDDRVDILGLTDFRPNKPLQVVLNHKDGSTDTFNVLHTYNESQIEWFKAGSALNLIRILNKQ